The window TTGAGTGAGTTTGATGTGATAGGCGTTGCGGGCAATCATCGCAGACTTCCAAATCAGCCTTCTTGGGCATTTTTGGATACTCAATTTACTTGGGATGAAGAGGATAATTTAAGTGGGCAAATTGCACATGGCAAGAATGCTTTTGGCGAAGTGGAGGTTTTTGGCAAAGCACCCGCAGAATGTGAGCTGTTAGATGGCATTTTTCTCGCAACAAAAAAATCCACCATAGCACTAAATAATCTTAGATTTGATCATCAGTTTGATTATGATTTTTTTGATATGGATTTTTGCCGCAGTGCTAGGGCTTGTGGTTTGAAGCTAGGTACTTGGTTAATTAGTCTGACGCAGCAGCGCGCAGCTTCAATCGGCAGCGCGTATTGGCGAGAGAAGTATCAAGATTATCTCAATAAGTGGGAGCAATGCACAGAAGCTGCAAATGAAAGTGAGATACAGTTAAGTAACTCTAACAATCAAGAGTTACAAAATGTCATTAGCGAAGTTTTTCAAATGGCTTTGGAGTATCAGAATGCTGGGCAGCTAGAGCAAGCTAAACAGCTATATCAAGAAATTCTTACTATACAACCTCAGCATGCTGGTGCTAGTTACAATTTAAATATGATTACAGCCCAAATAAAGGTTGTAGACGCCGGAATCCTGCCAATTTTCTAAACGTATTGATATAAAAATATTAATAAATACTAGCAATTAACTCTCTAGTAATTCATAAATTTGGAGTGTATTTCACTCTCATATCAAAGCTTTTATTGAGTTACACATGAATGATAATGTCCTTTAGACAAGTGGACTTTTTGAATGTGTTGGCTAAGCGCAAGTCAATTTCAATGACCACTTTAAATTTATCATAACTTAATAGAGTGGTGAACAAAATGAAAACTTTCTTGCATGTCGGCTGTGGTCCTGTTTACTTCGACCCTATCTCACACAAATCTACGAGACCAAAGGGCTTTAGTCATGATGACTGGAATGAGCTGCGCTTAGATATTAATCCCGACGTCAACCCCGACGTGGTTGGAACCATGACGGATATGTCTGCAGTAGCATCAGGAAGTGTCGATGCAATCTATTCATCACACAATATTGAGCACCTTTATCCTCATGAGGTTCCAATTGCATTGTCGGAGTTTAAACGCGTATTGCGCAGTGATGGTTTTGTTGTCATCACTTGCCCAGATTTAAAATCGGTATGTGCTTTAGTGGTAGAAGATAAATTAACTGAGCCAGCTTACATTTCACCAGCAGGGCCGATAGCTCCGATTGATATACTGTATGGACACAGGCCGCCAATGAGTCAAGGTAACCTTTATATGTCACATCGCTGCGGATTTACGCTTAATGTGCTACTTGCCACCTTAGAGGCAGCTGGATTTACTAAGGCGGTTGGCACGTGTCGACCTCACTGCTTTGACTTATGGTCACTAGGAAGCCTTTCAAATCTAGATGACAAAGAGATTTTGAATCTGGCGAGTAGCTATTTCCCAGATAGTATGGATAACACAAACTCGCAGGCCAAAATTAATAATGACTTGAAGTTGGCAGTCATAGATGTATTACTTATGGCTTTGGAGCATCAACAAGCAGGTAGGTTGGATGAAGCTAAGCAACTATTTGTTGAAATTCTTGAAATAGAACCAAAGCATGCCGAAGCTAACTTTCACTTAGGTGTCATAGCTTTTATTCAAAAAGGGCCTGCTGCTTCAATACCATGGTTCGAGGCTGCCTTGGATACTAACCCATCAAACGAACAATATTGGGTAAGTTACATAGATGTACTAGTGCAGTCTGGCCTTACTGACTCTGTGCCTGAAGCATTAGAGCTAGGGCAAAAGTATGGCTTAACTGCCGAAAGAGCTATAAAGCTTGCTGAAGAGTTAAATTTGGTGACATCTTGAAATTGTTAGTGATGCAAGATCATTACAAGTAATTAAAAAAGATTCGCGTAAGAAATGGCTTCTTCAAATAATATACAAGTTTAGCTTCATATTAAATAAGCTAAATTATTATTTGAAGCTGGCCATTTAAAGGATGACGAGAAACATTGTCTTAAAGTATTAGAGTATTTTTTCTAAATTCAAACAATTCCCCTTTTCTTTTTATTTCAATTCTATCTACATTTTTACCGTCATTTTTAACTAAGTTGGCTGGTATTCTTTAATTTAATCATATTAATTTTATGGTCTATATTTTCTTTACAAATGCACGCTGGTCAAGACTTCAGCCCTGTTATATTTAATTTTTTTTACTCAATAATGGGTATTCTGCTAAATCTTCCTAAAGTTTTGAAAGCTCGCACCGATACTCTTTACATCAGGATTGCTTAATCGGCAAGACAAAAAAGAAAATTTAGAAACAACCCTAAACTTTCTGAAAAGCCTACCGATAATAGTTACAACAGCAGCGCAACTTGATAGCAAGTTGTAACGCTAAAGGCAAGACAGAGTGTAATAAAACTTAACTTAAATTTAGGAGAATTATCATGGCTTCAGTAATTAACACAAACCTTAACTCATTAAACACACAACGTAATTTAAGCGCATCACAAAGTTCATTATCAACTGCAATGCAACGTTTATCATCAGGCATGCGCATTAACAGTTCTAAGGATGACGCTGCTGGTTTGGCTATTGCAACTAAAATGGACTCACAAATTCGTGGTCAAGCAGTTGCTATTCGTAACGCAAATGACGCAATTTCTTTTTCACAAACAGCTGAAGGTGGTTTAGCGAAACAAACAGATGCATTACAACGTATGCGTGAATTAGCTGTTCAATCAGCAAACGGAACTAACACAAGTACAGACCAAGCAAACTTAGATGCTGAGTACCAACAA is drawn from Methylotenera versatilis 301 and contains these coding sequences:
- a CDS encoding tetratricopeptide repeat protein; its protein translation is MKTFLHVGCGPVYFDPISHKSTRPKGFSHDDWNELRLDINPDVNPDVVGTMTDMSAVASGSVDAIYSSHNIEHLYPHEVPIALSEFKRVLRSDGFVVITCPDLKSVCALVVEDKLTEPAYISPAGPIAPIDILYGHRPPMSQGNLYMSHRCGFTLNVLLATLEAAGFTKAVGTCRPHCFDLWSLGSLSNLDDKEILNLASSYFPDSMDNTNSQAKINNDLKLAVIDVLLMALEHQQAGRLDEAKQLFVEILEIEPKHAEANFHLGVIAFIQKGPAASIPWFEAALDTNPSNEQYWVSYIDVLVQSGLTDSVPEALELGQKYGLTAERAIKLAEELNLVTS